A section of the Prochlorococcus sp. MIT 1341 genome encodes:
- a CDS encoding resolvase: MAQSDSLIGIEDVQKSLNRSRASVYRYTNTDPRNLNPPFNPRKLNPEYRSDQKDPLLFHPNEVARFAKDILRIKEVTVEILNSPSSATQQVLNSILEELVAIRSCLEGSNTMPANFSTRRDQEDRSAA; the protein is encoded by the coding sequence ATGGCTCAGTCAGATTCCCTCATTGGTATAGAGGATGTTCAGAAATCTCTTAATCGTTCAAGGGCGTCAGTGTATCGCTATACGAATACTGATCCTAGGAATCTGAACCCTCCCTTTAATCCTCGAAAATTAAATCCAGAATATAGAAGTGATCAGAAGGATCCCTTGCTCTTTCACCCTAATGAGGTGGCTCGGTTCGCAAAAGATATCTTAAGGATTAAGGAAGTCACCGTAGAGATATTGAATTCACCTTCTTCAGCTACCCAACAAGTTTTAAATTCCATTCTTGAAGAGCTTGTAGCTATAAGATCATGCTTGGAAGGTTCTAACACTATGCCTGCAAATTTTTCAACTCGTCGTGATCAAGAAGACCGTTCTGCTGCTTAG
- a CDS encoding inorganic diphosphatase yields MDLSCLSPSPSSGLVNLVVEIPAGSRNKYEYSAEAGVMALDRVLHSSVRYPFDYGFIPNTLAEDGAPLDAMVIMEEPTFAGCLIKARPIGVLDMHDSGAYDGKLLCVPVADPRQQSISSIRQIAPNQLEEVAEFFRTYKSLEGRVVVIGGWRDSDAVAPLLSECIKATLTKY; encoded by the coding sequence ATGGATCTAAGCTGCCTCTCCCCATCACCGTCCTCAGGTTTGGTCAACCTGGTAGTTGAGATTCCTGCTGGGAGCCGCAATAAATATGAATATTCGGCTGAGGCTGGTGTTATGGCGCTAGATCGTGTACTTCATTCCTCAGTGAGATATCCCTTTGATTATGGGTTCATACCTAACACCCTTGCAGAAGATGGAGCGCCTCTAGATGCAATGGTAATTATGGAAGAACCTACCTTCGCAGGTTGTCTTATTAAAGCAAGACCTATAGGTGTTCTAGATATGCATGATTCGGGCGCTTATGATGGAAAGTTGTTATGTGTACCTGTTGCAGATCCAAGGCAACAATCTATTAGTAGCATTCGTCAAATTGCTCCTAATCAGCTGGAAGAAGTCGCTGAATTCTTTCGAACTTATAAAAGTCTTGAAGGAAGAGTAGTTGTCATAGGAGGATGGAGAGATTCAGATGCAGTAGCACCTCTGCTTTCAGAATGTATAAAAGCGACGCTTACAAAATATTGA
- a CDS encoding arsenate reductase family protein, which translates to MTIPAVRIFSYSRCSTCRKALDWLNSNSISYELFDIIENPPSKDLLLKAWAQLGERKFLFNTSGVSYRSIGAVKIKAMSDEKALEALVSDGKLIKRPFLVSSDNKILVGFKPQIWADFLLS; encoded by the coding sequence ATGACTATTCCAGCAGTAAGGATTTTCAGCTATTCAAGATGCTCTACTTGCAGGAAAGCATTGGATTGGCTTAATTCTAATTCAATCTCTTATGAGTTGTTCGACATTATTGAAAACCCTCCAAGCAAGGATTTATTGCTTAAGGCATGGGCACAACTTGGGGAAAGAAAGTTTTTGTTCAATACCAGTGGAGTGAGTTATAGATCTATTGGAGCTGTGAAAATTAAGGCTATGAGTGATGAGAAGGCTTTAGAGGCTCTTGTTAGTGATGGGAAGTTGATTAAACGACCTTTTTTGGTTAGCTCTGACAATAAAATCTTGGTAGGCTTTAAGCCTCAAATCTGGGCCGATTTTCTTTTAAGCTAA
- the lepB gene encoding signal peptidase I, with amino-acid sequence MHKKDFSRDRKVSKAESISGFQSFWDFWAPIIFTLAIYIGIRNYIGEARYIPSGSMLPGLKVQDRLFIEKITLRGRAPSRGEIVVFNSPYSFDPVLSASRAFSPLKCALLNFPLLTLVPGLSDASCDAYIKRVVAVAGDQVFVNYKGEVIIDGKRESEPYVSRYCSANSYSMNGCRPLLGKVPEGHVLVLGDNRGNSWDGRFWPGGNFLPVDQIIGRAVWRFWPLSRLGPLHGF; translated from the coding sequence GTGCATAAGAAAGATTTCTCCAGAGATCGCAAGGTTTCTAAAGCTGAAAGTATTTCTGGTTTTCAATCTTTTTGGGATTTTTGGGCTCCAATTATATTTACGTTGGCAATTTATATAGGTATTCGTAATTACATTGGCGAAGCTAGGTATATTCCTTCTGGATCAATGCTTCCAGGGCTGAAGGTTCAAGACCGTTTGTTTATTGAAAAAATCACTTTAAGAGGAAGAGCCCCAAGCCGAGGGGAAATCGTTGTTTTTAATTCTCCTTACTCTTTTGACCCTGTTTTAAGTGCCTCTAGAGCCTTTTCTCCATTAAAGTGTGCCCTCTTGAATTTCCCTTTATTAACGCTTGTTCCTGGACTTTCTGACGCTTCCTGTGATGCATATATAAAGAGGGTTGTTGCGGTCGCAGGGGATCAGGTTTTTGTTAATTACAAGGGGGAAGTGATTATTGATGGGAAGAGAGAGTCTGAACCTTATGTCAGTAGGTATTGTTCAGCAAATAGCTACTCTATGAATGGATGCAGGCCTTTGCTAGGAAAGGTTCCAGAAGGACATGTCTTGGTTCTCGGAGATAATAGAGGTAACAGTTGGGACGGTCGCTTTTGGCCAGGCGGAAATTTTCTTCCAGTTGATCAGATTATTGGAAGAGCTGTGTGGAGATTTTGGCCACTTAGTCGCTTGGGTCCACTTCACGGTTTTTAA
- a CDS encoding dihydroorotase, whose translation MSQSTLLKDIQILHGPNSPVKKDSVLIKEGLIFAFGKKALAEAKKLNILPTPSSSNLLLAPCLVDPHSILEEPVSGKSESLSSLCKAAATCGYGQLALLPRSSSWRDRPERLQGLVNHQNDVIIHLWGSFSLNGKGDVLSSHADLLQHGAIGLAEDDSIPPLELLQRGLLLGEMGTAPFLVAPRDKKLQGEGLVREGVETLRAGWPPDPITSETLPLAELIELNHLNKDKSLRLMNISTLKGVEMLKSSKNPPMSSVSWWHIVADRTTLNLTSLGWRVTPSLGGEQDRRSLINALKEGIITAIAVHSVPLDDEEIQLSPDKRIPGLAGHHLVLPLLWQELIVKEKWSVDQLWNSLSFGPSRLLKTRQEKISPGSRRWLLFDPDHCWTQTRNSQNVPKAANQPMEGCELKGKVIDCGLKNREVDPSD comes from the coding sequence GTGTCGCAATCAACACTCTTAAAGGATATTCAAATTCTCCATGGCCCTAATAGTCCTGTTAAAAAAGACTCTGTTTTAATAAAAGAAGGTTTGATTTTTGCATTCGGCAAAAAAGCACTTGCCGAAGCAAAAAAGCTCAACATTCTACCAACTCCTTCATCCTCAAACTTACTATTAGCCCCCTGCCTTGTTGACCCTCATTCAATTTTAGAAGAACCGGTTTCTGGAAAAAGTGAAAGCCTTTCAAGCCTGTGCAAAGCAGCAGCAACATGTGGCTATGGACAATTAGCCTTACTGCCAAGGAGTTCTTCATGGAGAGACCGTCCTGAACGTTTACAAGGTCTCGTCAATCACCAAAACGATGTAATCATCCATCTTTGGGGAAGTTTCAGCCTTAATGGGAAAGGTGATGTTTTATCCTCCCATGCTGATTTACTGCAACATGGCGCGATTGGCTTAGCAGAAGATGACTCTATCCCTCCCCTAGAGCTACTACAACGTGGCTTATTACTAGGAGAAATGGGAACAGCACCTTTTTTGGTTGCACCAAGGGACAAAAAATTGCAAGGAGAAGGACTTGTCAGAGAAGGAGTAGAGACCCTTCGAGCCGGTTGGCCTCCAGACCCGATCACAAGCGAAACGCTTCCCCTTGCAGAGCTAATAGAACTAAATCATCTCAACAAAGACAAGTCGCTAAGACTGATGAATATTTCCACCTTAAAAGGTGTAGAAATGCTCAAAAGCTCTAAAAATCCACCAATGTCAAGTGTGTCTTGGTGGCATATTGTTGCTGACAGAACAACTCTCAACCTCACAAGCCTCGGTTGGCGAGTGACTCCTTCTCTTGGAGGGGAACAAGACAGAAGATCTCTAATTAACGCTCTTAAAGAGGGAATTATTACCGCAATAGCGGTACATTCCGTTCCTCTTGACGATGAGGAAATTCAATTATCACCTGACAAGCGTATTCCTGGTCTTGCAGGCCATCACCTTGTACTCCCATTACTTTGGCAAGAGCTAATTGTTAAAGAAAAATGGTCTGTGGATCAACTATGGAATTCTTTAAGTTTTGGGCCATCTAGGCTACTAAAAACACGCCAAGAAAAAATTTCTCCTGGTAGTAGACGGTGGCTCCTCTTTGATCCTGATCATTGTTGGACACAAACGAGAAATTCTCAAAATGTACCGAAAGCAGCGAATCAACCAATGGAAGGCTGCGAATTGAAGGGAAAAGTAATTGATTGCGGACTTAAAAACCGTGAAGTGGACCCAAGCGACTAA
- a CDS encoding histidine phosphatase family protein has product MRLLLVRHGLSSFNSQGRIQGRDDLSILTQEGVVQAQKTGKALTDMEIEAFYSSPLRRAAQTAKELIQAKGSSKNPIFDNDLLEIDLSPWSGLTGEEVQNTFPNDFKVWKTQPQDLVLTRGQSDHFKPLQELMKQANCFLKKLIKQHSIEGKETILVVAHNAILRCLILNLIGNPSKDFRRLKLDNASVSVLNILSYQKNTFHSQIECLNNTVHLNPPIPPSKSHSRLILVRHGETNWNQQGRFQGQIDIPLNENGFKQAFDAGLFLNKIKLHKAYSSSMTRPTQTAKEILKSHKNLKLTLENELKEINHGLWEGKLEAEIAMEWPELLAQWKKSPEKVVMPEGESIHQVWERSVKCLRKISRGLSQGETALVVAHDAVNKTIICHALGLNASNIWMVKQGNGGVTVLDIPKDSNQPMVVTCMNLTSHLGGILDKTAAGAL; this is encoded by the coding sequence ATGCGTCTCCTCCTTGTTCGCCATGGTTTAAGTAGCTTCAACTCTCAAGGGCGTATCCAAGGTCGTGATGACCTCTCAATACTTACTCAAGAAGGGGTCGTTCAGGCACAAAAAACAGGCAAAGCGTTGACCGACATGGAAATAGAGGCTTTCTACAGCTCTCCTTTAAGGAGAGCTGCCCAAACCGCGAAGGAATTAATTCAAGCAAAAGGGAGCTCCAAAAATCCTATTTTCGACAATGACTTACTTGAAATAGACCTCAGCCCTTGGAGTGGACTTACCGGGGAAGAAGTTCAGAATACATTTCCAAATGATTTCAAGGTCTGGAAAACACAACCACAAGATCTTGTCCTTACGCGAGGTCAAAGTGATCACTTCAAACCTCTCCAAGAGCTTATGAAACAAGCAAATTGTTTTCTAAAGAAGCTTATAAAGCAACATTCAATAGAAGGGAAAGAAACAATATTAGTTGTAGCTCACAATGCGATTCTTAGATGCCTAATTCTCAACTTAATTGGAAATCCTTCCAAAGACTTCAGGCGATTGAAGTTAGACAACGCATCTGTATCAGTATTGAATATACTTTCGTACCAAAAAAATACTTTTCATTCACAGATCGAATGCCTTAATAATACTGTTCATTTAAATCCCCCGATTCCACCTAGCAAAAGTCATTCAAGGTTAATTCTAGTAAGGCATGGTGAAACAAACTGGAATCAACAAGGTCGTTTTCAAGGGCAGATTGATATCCCACTTAACGAAAACGGTTTTAAGCAAGCCTTTGATGCTGGTCTATTCCTTAACAAAATAAAACTACACAAGGCATATAGCAGCTCGATGACTAGGCCAACACAAACTGCAAAAGAGATTCTTAAGTCACATAAAAATCTTAAATTAACGCTAGAAAATGAGCTCAAAGAAATCAACCATGGCTTGTGGGAAGGGAAGCTTGAGGCAGAAATTGCAATGGAATGGCCTGAACTTTTAGCACAATGGAAAAAGTCTCCAGAGAAAGTTGTAATGCCTGAAGGAGAAAGCATTCATCAAGTGTGGGAACGGTCTGTGAAATGCTTGAGAAAGATTTCAAGAGGCCTCTCCCAAGGAGAGACCGCTCTCGTAGTTGCACATGATGCGGTAAATAAAACGATTATTTGTCATGCTCTAGGTCTAAATGCATCGAACATTTGGATGGTAAAGCAAGGAAACGGAGGGGTAACAGTTCTAGACATTCCAAAAGACTCAAACCAACCTATGGTTGTGACATGCATGAACCTAACATCACATTTAGGAGGGATTCTTGATAAAACAGCTGCAGGAGCACTATAA
- a CDS encoding CPBP family intramembrane glutamic endopeptidase — MRTANPTWKIALAIISIIISLAVWKQGLEQSFNRPSVAPALSLSQQEMALLAKPAVPRSFQSLLIGTQPETALRESLMEIPLDQMEDHQRLLLAALENSNERKKLLLDFSLEEASLEPVKKVLIEGRNLKDNFEDAFGEELVYTNPLLIQASCFSIGGNESNCIDQQIAKRMALRLGFSQGLPLIALFIGSGLLLRQIWILFRGLTLPWPAVIPIPLSSMDMVLLVAGGFVVLGEVVSPTLVLPITSAMTSQLASPFNESVKVLVGYCSMTVAPLVILSRQLKSLEASLRPENGWLQWRLSPWNTAISRAIVAWLMVLPPVLITGWLVSFTFGDQGGSNPLLELVLSSRDPVALGLLVVTTVVLAPLFEELVFRGVLLPVLVKEIGRSWALVMSAIVFAMAHLSVSEFPPLLVLGVGLALLRLSTGRLLPCVLMHALWNGMTFFNLVLLAG; from the coding sequence ATGCGAACAGCTAACCCCACTTGGAAAATTGCCTTGGCAATTATCTCAATAATTATTTCCTTAGCTGTTTGGAAACAGGGATTGGAACAAAGCTTTAATCGCCCATCAGTTGCCCCAGCGCTTTCTCTTAGCCAGCAAGAGATGGCTCTTTTAGCAAAACCGGCTGTTCCCCGTTCATTCCAGTCACTTCTCATAGGGACGCAACCTGAGACTGCTCTTCGCGAGAGCTTAATGGAGATTCCGTTAGATCAGATGGAAGACCACCAAAGGTTGCTCTTGGCGGCATTGGAAAATTCGAATGAGAGGAAAAAATTATTGTTGGACTTCTCGTTAGAAGAGGCATCTTTAGAGCCAGTTAAGAAAGTCTTAATAGAAGGTCGTAACTTGAAGGACAATTTTGAAGACGCTTTTGGAGAAGAGCTTGTATATACCAATCCACTCTTAATACAAGCATCTTGTTTTTCTATAGGCGGGAATGAATCGAATTGTATTGATCAACAGATTGCAAAAAGGATGGCTTTGAGATTGGGCTTTAGTCAGGGTCTCCCTTTGATAGCTCTCTTCATTGGGAGTGGATTGTTATTACGTCAAATCTGGATTTTGTTCAGAGGCCTGACACTTCCATGGCCTGCTGTGATTCCGATTCCCCTTTCCTCGATGGATATGGTGCTTTTGGTTGCGGGGGGGTTTGTTGTTTTAGGAGAAGTTGTTTCACCAACGCTTGTCCTTCCGATTACTTCTGCCATGACAAGTCAATTGGCAAGTCCTTTTAATGAATCAGTAAAGGTTTTAGTTGGATATTGTTCAATGACGGTGGCACCTCTGGTTATTCTTAGTCGCCAATTGAAGAGCCTTGAAGCATCTCTTCGTCCTGAGAATGGATGGTTGCAATGGCGATTAAGCCCATGGAACACTGCTATTTCACGGGCGATTGTTGCGTGGCTAATGGTTTTGCCTCCGGTTCTTATAACAGGTTGGTTGGTGAGCTTTACCTTTGGAGATCAGGGAGGCAGCAATCCTTTACTAGAGCTTGTGTTGAGCAGTCGAGATCCGGTTGCTCTTGGCTTGCTAGTCGTCACGACTGTTGTTCTGGCGCCATTGTTCGAAGAATTGGTCTTCCGAGGTGTTCTTTTGCCTGTGTTAGTTAAGGAGATAGGTAGATCTTGGGCTCTCGTGATGAGCGCCATTGTTTTTGCTATGGCTCATTTAAGTGTTAGTGAGTTTCCACCATTACTTGTGTTAGGAGTGGGTCTTGCTTTGCTGAGACTCAGCACAGGAAGACTTTTACCGTGTGTTCTTATGCACGCATTGTGGAATGGAATGACTTTTTTCAATCTTGTTTTATTAGCTGGATAG